The nucleotide sequence CCGTTTCGGATTTTTGACGTTATCACAACGCAGCCGTCCGATCCGGAAGGCTCATGTCTCAGTGAACTTATCGAAACACTTTACCGAACAAACCATACCTATCCAAGAATCCACTGCATATTTTGTCGCAATGAATATGGGGGCAAAAAGCGCATTTACGAACCCGGCTACCATAATCCGCCATTCAGTCAGCCATAGAAAAAAAGTGCCTGACAGTGCTGAGAGCAGGCTTATGCTTCACCCTGTGTGACATTCCCAACAGTTCCAGCATCTGCTCTGACTGCTGTCGCACCGTTTTCAAAGGCATACCCCTGCGTAGCCATTGCTCGCGCATCGCAATGAACCCAAAATAGTCCGGTTAAAAATTCTTAACCAATACCCGCATCTGTTTCTACACTTTTCAGACGGTCTCTCAGACAATCAAAGTTTTTTTACGAAAAGTGAACTCTCCAGATTCTCCCCCACCCTCCACGATGCACAAAACAGTGCTAGGTGGAAAATTCACCCTGTTTACCTGCGACAAACACGGCAGCAATGTCCAGAACCTGATTCTTTTAGCACACTCCTCCATATATCATCCCTGGAGTAAGAGCGGCATTTTAAGACGTATAGCTGGAACTCACAGCTTTACGATTCCCATCTGGACAACTCTTTATTTTTACACGCCACACGGCTATGACCTCATGATGCCTAAATACGATGAAAGCGAAATTTACAATATTGATGGCTTCATGCTGGGTGAATTCCCTCCTTTGGAAGCCATACTGCCAGGAGAAACCGTGCCGGATTATTCTCTGGTACATGAGCTCCCATTTCCCAGCGACGAGCATATATATCAATATCTCAATACCTCCAGGTTCAACCCTGGTTGCTCCTATTTCGATCAGCACCCATTTCGGATTTATGACATTATCATCCCGACATCCGATGCGCTGGTATGCACATGTCTGAAAGAATTAATTTATACACTTTATGTAACAGGTCATGTCTATCCGAGAATTCATTGCCTGTTTTGTCGTTATGTGTTGGGGGCGGAGATTAAGCCATACGTACCAGGCTACGACAACCCTCCCTTTAGCCAGTCACAGAACACTGCGAGTTAAGGACTGACCATTCCAGATCTAACTCAACACCAGAGTGCCATCTGTAAGCAGGTAGGTTTTATCCATCTGCTCTGCAAAGGCCATATCATGGGTCACCACAATAAAACTCGTGGTCAGCTCTCTGGATAAATCAGCCATCAGCTCATGAACCCTGGCAGCGGTATTCGGATCCAGATTGCCGGTCGGTTCATCCATAAACACCAGGTCAGGTCGGGTCACCAGCGCCCGGGCAATCGCCACACGCTGTCGTTCACCACCCGATAATTCAGCTGGCTTATGCTTCACCCTGTGTGACATTCCCACCAGTTCCAGCATCTGCTCTGACTGCTGTCGCACCGTTTTCAAAGACATCCCCCTGCGTAATAACAACGGCATGGAAACGTTCTCCAGTGCAGTAAATTCCGGCAACAGATGATGAAACTGATAGACAAAACCCAGATGCTGGTTACGCAGGCGGTTCTGCTCACGGTCTTTCATATGTGCCAGATTATGCTCACAGACCAGCACCTCGCCGGAACTGGGCTTATCCAGCCCTGCCAGCAGCTGCAGTAGAGTCGTTTTGCCGGAACCGGAAGCCCCTACGATGGCGATACGCTCAGAAGGTGCAACAAAAAGATTAACATCCTTCAGAACCTTCAGCTCCTGTGGCCCTTCATCAAAACTCTTTGCCAGAGCCGTACATTTTAAAACGTCGCTTCTCTGTTCACTCACAGCCTGTTCAGTCATAACGTAGCGCCTCCGCCGGTTGAGTTTTGGAAGCACGCCAGGCCGGGTACAGAGTCGCCAGGAAACTCATCAACAAACCCGTCACACTGATCACAGTGACATCCTGCCATTTAAGTTCAGAAGGGAGATAGGAAATGAAATAGACATCCGGGCTCAGGAAGCGAATACTCAGCACCTGCTCAATGGTTGACACAATACCAGCCACATTCAAAGCCGCAATCACACCCAGTACCACACCCAGTACCGTACCAATGATACCGATCAGGGAACCCTGCACCATGAAGATACCCATAATGGTTCTCGGGCTGGCACCCAGTGTCCGCAGGATAGCAATATCAGACTGCTTATCCGTCACCACCATGACCAGGGTAGAAACAATATTAAACGCAGCCACGGCAACAATCAGGGTCAGAAGCAAACCGACCATGGTTTTTTCCATCTGGATGGCTTGGAACAAACGCCCCTGGGTACGGGTCCAGTCCTGCACAAAATAACGCCCGGGCAGTGTCATCGCCAGATCCCAGGCAATAGCCGGAGCCCGGAACAAGTCGTGCATTTTCAGGCGAATACCTTCTACGCCTTCTGGCACCTGCAAAAAACGAGCGGCATCCTGAATATTGATATAGGAAAGACTGCCGTCCAGATCAGCCCCGACAGAGAACAACCCGACCACGGTAAAACGTCGCATCCTGGGGAACACGCCTGCCAGATTCACATTGGCTTCCGGCAGCACCATCGTCACTTTATCGCCCAGTGTCACACCGAGATACTGGGCAGACAGCTCACCCAGAACAATCCCGAACTCCCCCGGTTTCAGATCATCCAGTGACCCCTGAACCATGTGGTCATTGATGATAGACACCTGCTTCTCATACTCAGGCTCAATGCCATAGACCATGGCACCACGAACAATAGACCCGTTCGCCAGCATGCCCTGACCATCAATAAACGGTGCGGCGGCTTCCACTCCGTCGAATTCAACAGCCCGCTCCAGCACCTCCTGCCACTCTGACATGCCCCCGCTGACTGCGGTAATAGAAGCGTGGGGAACCATACCCAGAATTCGGGTGCGCAGTTCCCGGTCAAAGCCGTTCATCACCGACATAACGATAATCAGCACACACACACCGAGCGTCAGCCCGATCATCGACATCAATGAAATAAAGGAAATAAAATGATTTCGCCGCTTGGCTCGCGTATACCGCAAACCAATGAAAAAGGGTAAGGGTCTGAACATTCAATCCGGGTCCAGTGACGACCAGTCTTTTCGCAAACAAAGGCCAGCCAAATTAATTGTAAGGAAGTTCGCCATTATAACCTGAAAATGACAATTGCCGTGACTCCCCGCCCATGAAAAGCCTCTGTAAACTTTTTATCATCGTTCCCGTTTTAGCGGGAACGATGACGTTTGTATAAAAACAAACTTTAACCTTTATGGCGAATCATCCAGCTACGGTGAATGTTGCTGCGACGCTGGAAGTCTTTATCAACGGTCTGACCGGAAATTTCTTTTACCTCGAACTCTGCCGCTACCTTCTCATCCAGCTTGAAACGACGGAAGTTGTTGGAAAAATACAGGGTACCGCCTTCATTCAAACGACGCATTGCCAGTTTGATCAGATGACCATGATCACGCTGCACATCAAACACACCTTCGAACTTCTTGGAGTTTGAGAAGGTGGGTGGGTCGATAAAAATCAGGTCATAGTCGTTTTTATCCTGTTCAATCCACTTCAGGCAGTCTTCCCGCTCAAAGCGGTGGCGTACTTCGCTCAGTCCATTCAAAGCCAGGTTTTTTCGCCCCCAGTCCAGATAGGTGTTCGAGAGATCTACACTGGTGGTCGTACTGGCTCCACCAACAGCCGCATGGACCGTTGCCGTTGCCGTATAACAGAACAGGTTAAGGAATTTTTTACCTTTCGCTTCCTTCTGAATACGCAAGCGCATCTGCCGGTGATCCAGGAACAACCCGGTGTCCAGATAGTCGCGCAGGTTGACCAGCAGACGACAACCGCCTTCTTCAACCTCCATCATCTGACCCACCTCATCCACGCAGTTGTACTGGCTGGTTCCGGACTGACGTTTACGTTGTTTGAAGACCACCTGTTCACGGGGAATTTCCAGAATCTCAGGGATCACGCCCAGCGCTTCCAGCAGACGTTCTTTCGCCTTTTCTTCATTGATAGAAGCCGGTGCGGCGTATTCCTGCACATGCACCCAGTCACCATAGACATCAACAGCCACCGCATATTCCGGCATATCCGCATCATAAAGACGGTAACACTGGATTTTACTTTTACGCGCCCACTTGCCAATGGTCCGAAGATTTTTCTTCAAACGGTTGCCAAACATCGTGGCACCTTCTGAACGGTAAGTAACAGAAGGAATATTGGCTTTTGTTGGTTCAGCACTGGCAGAAACCGGCTGCTCCTGTTTTTCACGAATATCGTACAGGAACAATTTACACGGCAGCGCTCCATTAAAGAGGGAGTAAGTCTTTTTCGGCCCCATACCCAGGCTACGAACAAGCGCTGGCGTACCGGTAAAGATGGCGGCTTCCCAGCCCGGACAGTTCTGTTTCAGCTTCTCACCCAGATGCTGGTACAGGTACACCAGACTGGCCTCGTCGCCCATACGCTCACCATAAGGCGGGTTGCAGATCACCAGACCGTCCGGCAGATCTGCATCCAGCTGCAAATCTTTCAGTTCCTGCTGGCGAACACTGACCAGTCTGGACAGCCCCATGCGTTCGAGGTTTCCTTTTGCCCGGTGAGCAACCGACGACAACCCTTCGAAACCAATGATACTGGACTGAACACTTGCCAGCCCGACTTTACGGCGCTCACGGGCTTCTTCCAGAATATTCATCCAGATTTTCGGCACATGCCCCATCCAGCGGTCAAAGCCAAAACGCGCACGCATCAGGCCGGGTGCAATGTCCGCCATCATCATGGCACCTTCGATCAGCAACGTACCGGAGCCACACATAGGGTCAACCAGCGTGGCACCTGTTTTCATTTTCTCCTGCCAGCCAGCCCGAATCAGCAAAGCAGCGGCCAGATTTTCTTTCAGCGGTGCAGTACCCGCTTCCAGCCGGTAACCACGCTGATGCAGACTCTGCCCGGACAGGTCAATAGAAACAAAGGCTTTTTCACCACGGGCATGCACATTGATACGCAGATCCGGATTGCTGGCATTGACCGAAGGGCGCCAGCCATGCTCATCGCGCAGCTGGTCAACAATAGCGTCTTTCACCACCTGGGCGCCAAAGCGGGTGTGATTGATATCTGGCGTTGAACCCGTGAAATCAATGCGAAAGCTGCTGCTACTGTCCAGATGGTCGTCCCATTCAAAAGACTTTACCCCATCGTAGAGCTGTTCTTTGGTGGCGCTGTTAATCTCACCCAGTCGCAACAGAATCCGGCTCGCCAGCCGGGACCACATGCACCCACGGTAAGCGACTTCCAGACCACCACTGAAACTGACCCCGGCTACCGTTTCCTGCACGGTCTGCGCACCGAGCTGTTTCAGCTCCTGAGCCAGCAGGTATTCCAGCCCTTTCGGGCAACTGGCAAAAAATTCAATTGAACTCATTTCTGAACTCTATTTTTCTGGAGAGGCATGGGAAAGCGCTTTACTTAGCACAGCCAGGGCACCCTCATGGACGGTTTGCTCAGGAAGACTGCGCGATTGCAGGCTTTCCTGAAGAATTAACGATTTATAGCGTCACGATTTATAGCGTCACGATGTATAGCGTCACGATGTATAGCGTTACGATGTATAGCGTTACGATGTATAGCGTTACGATGACAGCGCATAAATTCTAAATAGTTATTAAAAATTTTATTTTTATCAGATTTTATTTCTCGACAGCTCAATTAATATTCGATAGAAATTGACCCGTAGACTTTCCCTGCAAGACATGCCCCCGGAGCCTTCAACAGCTTCCAGGGTTGCTTCGACTCGGGGAGCTGCCGGAATGCTGTGCACCGGGAAGCATCAAGGGATGCCATGGAGGCAATCAACAAACGTACCAGCAAGAGGCAGTACCACATGATGAAAAGACAAAAAAGGGATAAAACAGACAGAGCCTATACCAAGGGATATCAAACAGGCGTGTCTGGCCGCTCCAAGGATATCTGCCCACACGAGGAACCACAACTTCGTCAGGCCTGGTTGACTGGCTGGCGGGAAGGTCGTGTCGACAACTGGGATGGCATGATCGGCGTATCGGGTGTTCATCGGATATCCGACACCAGCCATCTTTGACTTATAACGCTTCTGTAAAAGCCTTTCAGGACAAGAAAGCCCCGGCTTACCGGGGCTTTCTTGTATTTTGCCTTCGCAGCGATCTACAGCAGCTATCTACAGCCGCTACCTGCAAGAACTGTCAATAAAGCGATCAGCGGTCGCAGGAGTATACCGCTTCCGCTGCTTCACGAATCAGGGTCGGGCCTTTGTAGATAAATCCTGAGTACAGCTGTACCAGGCTGGCACCTGCCTTGATCTTGTCTGCTGCGGTTCTGGCATCCATTACACCACCCACACCGATGATCGGCAGTCTGCCGGACAGCTCAGATGAAAGCAGCTGAATCACCTCGGTGGAACGATCGCTCAATGGCGCGCCACTCAAACCGCCCTGTTCCCGGGCATTAGGCAGCCCCAGTACGGCATCACGGGACAAAGTGGTATTGGTGGCAATAACGCCATCCAGCTCATACGCCACCAGCTCCTGAGCAATTCCGGCAATCTCTTCTTCGGTCATATCCGGGGCAATTTTGATGGCAATGGGAACTTTACGACCATAACGTTCAGTCAAGGCAGCCTGTTCCTGCTTCAGCATATCCAGCAGGCTTTTCAAGGCGTCACCGTACTGCAGTTCACGCAGTCCCGGAGTATTCGGGGAAGACAGGTTTACAGCTACATAACCCGCATGGGCGTAAACCTTGCGCAGACAGATCTGATAGTCACTGTTGGCATTTTCAACCGGAGTATCGAAATTTTTACCAATATTGATACCGATCACACCTTTGTAGTTGCATTTCCGTACGTTCTCAACCAGATGGTCCACACCCTTATTGTTGAAGCCCATACGGTTGATCAGGGCATTGCGCTCAGGGATACGAAACGCACGAGGCTTCGGGTTACCCGGCTGAGGGCGAGGGGTAACAGTACCCAGCTCAACGTGGCCAAACCCCAGGGCGCCCATGCCGTCGATGCAGTCTGCGTCCTTATCCATGCCCGCAGCCAGGCCGACCGGGTTGTCAAAGGTCAGCCCCATCACCTGACGTGGACGGGAAGGTACTTTCGGTGCTATCAATCCGGTAACACCCAGACGTTGACCAGCCGCAATCATCTCAAGAGCCATATCGTGAGCATTTTCAGCTGAAAGACAGAACAGTAATTTGCGGCCAAGTTGGTACATGCAGAAATCCGAAGAAGAAGTGTCAAGATAAACCGGCGGAATTATACGTAATTCTGATACAAACACCAGATTTGGAATTTTTTTTATGCAATTTAGTCATAAACTGTATAGCTCCATTTTCCCTCTACTGTCATTGTCAGGGTTACTGACATTGGTGACAGCCAGCCTGACCAGTTAGCGAACTTCCTTAATAAAGCCGGGTCTCAAGTTACACGGAAATCATAAAAGGCAATGCAAGGAGGCCCGCGATGATGAACCTGACATCGACACAGAACCGAACCCCCAGCGGCCGGTCTTATGACGATACGGGTAATGTTCCAGCTGACCAGTCAGCGGCAAAAGGTCAGGTCACTACGCTCAAACACTCTGCCCCCAGCTCTGTAAAACTCACCCACTCAGCCAGCCAGAAAACCCTGAACACCCGTGTTATTTCACAATCCCGGCAGGGACTGGAAGAACAGCTGGATGAGCTGATGGCTATCTATGACAAGAACGGTCTGGAACGTCAGGAAACTGCGATTCTGCATCCTTACGGTATTCTGGGCCAGATGAGCGAAGACTATCCTGAATTTGCCTCAGCCCTGATCAACCAGCGCCTGAAAGAACTCAAAGCCGATGCCGCTACCTGGTGGAACAGTGCCGGTCGTGAGCATGCGAACCAGCAGATCGCCTTGATGAACCAGCTGTTGGCATCCGGTCAGTACGAAGAACTGTTTGCCCTGCTGGTAAAACTGGAAAAAGACAACAAAAAAATCTCTTTCTGCCAGATAATGAACGCGAAGTTTCTGGATCCGGACAATCATAAAGCCACACCCTTGTTCAAGCCTTTCAAAAACGAAGGCTGGTTCTCAAACCTTTGTACTGCCATCTTGTCCGATCTGCAGAAAACAGAAGCCATTGCTGATGTCGCTGCCGCCTTTCATCGCCTGCAGCAGAGCTTTGACGAGCTGCAACATCGTAATGCCGGGAACATACGTTCCCCCAAAGACCTGACGAAGTATATGTTGCTCTCAGAGCCAGACCCTGTCAGAGAATACATGAAAAGCCAGTGTGGATACCGTTTGCAGGAGCTGCGCCTGAAGCTGAAAGACACCAGT is from Endozoicomonas gorgoniicola and encodes:
- a CDS encoding putative adhesin, which codes for MHKTVLGGKFTLFTCDKHGSNVQNLILLAHSSIYHPWSKSGILRRIAGTHSFTIPIWTTLYFYTPHGYDLMMPKYDESEIYNIDGFMLGEFPPLEAILPGETVPDYSLVHELPFPSDEHIYQYLNTSRFNPGCSYFDQHPFRIYDIIIPTSDALVCTCLKELIYTLYVTGHVYPRIHCLFCRYVLGAEIKPYVPGYDNPPFSQSQNTAS
- a CDS encoding lipoprotein-releasing ABC transporter permease subunit, whose amino-acid sequence is MFRPLPFFIGLRYTRAKRRNHFISFISLMSMIGLTLGVCVLIIVMSVMNGFDRELRTRILGMVPHASITAVSGGMSEWQEVLERAVEFDGVEAAAPFIDGQGMLANGSIVRGAMVYGIEPEYEKQVSIINDHMVQGSLDDLKPGEFGIVLGELSAQYLGVTLGDKVTMVLPEANVNLAGVFPRMRRFTVVGLFSVGADLDGSLSYINIQDAARFLQVPEGVEGIRLKMHDLFRAPAIAWDLAMTLPGRYFVQDWTRTQGRLFQAIQMEKTMVGLLLTLIVAVAAFNIVSTLVMVVTDKQSDIAILRTLGASPRTIMGIFMVQGSLIGIIGTVLGVVLGVIAALNVAGIVSTIEQVLSIRFLSPDVYFISYLPSELKWQDVTVISVTGLLMSFLATLYPAWRASKTQPAEALRYD
- the rlmKL gene encoding bifunctional 23S rRNA (guanine(2069)-N(7))-methyltransferase RlmK/23S rRNA (guanine(2445)-N(2))-methyltransferase RlmL, which codes for MSSIEFFASCPKGLEYLLAQELKQLGAQTVQETVAGVSFSGGLEVAYRGCMWSRLASRILLRLGEINSATKEQLYDGVKSFEWDDHLDSSSSFRIDFTGSTPDINHTRFGAQVVKDAIVDQLRDEHGWRPSVNASNPDLRINVHARGEKAFVSIDLSGQSLHQRGYRLEAGTAPLKENLAAALLIRAGWQEKMKTGATLVDPMCGSGTLLIEGAMMMADIAPGLMRARFGFDRWMGHVPKIWMNILEEARERRKVGLASVQSSIIGFEGLSSVAHRAKGNLERMGLSRLVSVRQQELKDLQLDADLPDGLVICNPPYGERMGDEASLVYLYQHLGEKLKQNCPGWEAAIFTGTPALVRSLGMGPKKTYSLFNGALPCKLFLYDIREKQEQPVSASAEPTKANIPSVTYRSEGATMFGNRLKKNLRTIGKWARKSKIQCYRLYDADMPEYAVAVDVYGDWVHVQEYAAPASINEEKAKERLLEALGVIPEILEIPREQVVFKQRKRQSGTSQYNCVDEVGQMMEVEEGGCRLLVNLRDYLDTGLFLDHRQMRLRIQKEAKGKKFLNLFCYTATATVHAAVGGASTTTSVDLSNTYLDWGRKNLALNGLSEVRHRFEREDCLKWIEQDKNDYDLIFIDPPTFSNSKKFEGVFDVQRDHGHLIKLAMRRLNEGGTLYFSNNFRRFKLDEKVAAEFEVKEISGQTVDKDFQRRSNIHRSWMIRHKG
- a CDS encoding ABC transporter ATP-binding protein, which produces MTEQAVSEQRSDVLKCTALAKSFDEGPQELKVLKDVNLFVAPSERIAIVGASGSGKTTLLQLLAGLDKPSSGEVLVCEHNLAHMKDREQNRLRNQHLGFVYQFHHLLPEFTALENVSMPLLLRRGMSLKTVRQQSEQMLELVGMSHRVKHKPAELSGGERQRVAIARALVTRPDLVFMDEPTGNLDPNTAARVHELMADLSRELTTSFIVVTHDMAFAEQMDKTYLLTDGTLVLS
- a CDS encoding quinone-dependent dihydroorotate dehydrogenase, yielding MYQLGRKLLFCLSAENAHDMALEMIAAGQRLGVTGLIAPKVPSRPRQVMGLTFDNPVGLAAGMDKDADCIDGMGALGFGHVELGTVTPRPQPGNPKPRAFRIPERNALINRMGFNNKGVDHLVENVRKCNYKGVIGINIGKNFDTPVENANSDYQICLRKVYAHAGYVAVNLSSPNTPGLRELQYGDALKSLLDMLKQEQAALTERYGRKVPIAIKIAPDMTEEEIAGIAQELVAYELDGVIATNTTLSRDAVLGLPNAREQGGLSGAPLSDRSTEVIQLLSSELSGRLPIIGVGGVMDARTAADKIKAGASLVQLYSGFIYKGPTLIREAAEAVYSCDR
- the rmf gene encoding ribosome modulation factor, with protein sequence MKRQKRDKTDRAYTKGYQTGVSGRSKDICPHEEPQLRQAWLTGWREGRVDNWDGMIGVSGVHRISDTSHL